One Phosphitispora fastidiosa DNA segment encodes these proteins:
- the rfbD gene encoding dTDP-4-dehydrorhamnose reductase has translation MKLLITGSKGMLGHALANDLSKEHYVSGLDLPNLDISELGNLRKAVFSYELDLIINAAAYTDVDGCETNEDHAFIVNATGPRNLAVVANELNIPLVHISTDYIFDGTSAIPYKESDTPNPQSIYGKSKLLGEQLIRELCSKHYIIRTSWLYGEHGKNFVATILRLAQERDELGVVNDQTGSPTYTVDLAQAIAKIITEPDYGTYHITNSGTCTWYEFTLEIFRQAGIRGGRVNPITTEELNRPAPRPVYSVLDNSKWLAIGGTPLRHYKEALSEYLNLLTKEEKK, from the coding sequence ATGAAACTCTTAATTACAGGTTCTAAAGGAATGCTTGGTCATGCTTTGGCTAACGATTTATCAAAAGAGCATTACGTTTCTGGGCTAGACCTGCCAAATCTTGATATTAGTGAACTGGGAAATCTTCGAAAGGCCGTATTTTCTTATGAGCTAGACTTAATCATCAACGCAGCTGCCTACACCGATGTCGACGGCTGTGAAACAAACGAAGACCATGCTTTTATCGTAAACGCTACTGGTCCCCGTAATTTGGCTGTTGTGGCTAACGAACTCAACATTCCCCTTGTCCATATCAGCACAGACTACATCTTTGACGGGACAAGCGCCATTCCCTATAAAGAATCAGATACACCCAATCCTCAAAGTATATACGGCAAATCAAAATTATTAGGTGAACAGCTTATCCGGGAATTGTGCAGCAAGCATTACATAATCCGTACCTCCTGGCTTTACGGTGAGCATGGCAAAAACTTTGTTGCTACCATACTGCGTTTGGCACAGGAACGCGACGAACTTGGCGTAGTCAATGACCAGACCGGGTCCCCGACATATACAGTGGATTTAGCCCAAGCTATCGCCAAAATTATTACAGAACCGGACTACGGTACTTACCACATTACCAACAGCGGCACCTGCACCTGGTATGAATTCACTCTTGAGATATTCAGACAGGCCGGCATCAGGGGGGGAAGGGTTAACCCTATCACCACAGAGGAACTAAACAGGCCCGCACCACGTCCCGTATATTCGGTTTTAGATAACAGCAAATGGCTTGCAATAGGGGGAACCCCTCTTCGTCATTATAAAGAGGCTTTAAGTGAGTATCTTAATTTGCTCACCAAGGAGGAAAAGAAATGA
- a CDS encoding glycosyltransferase family 2 protein, translating into MKLIVQIPCLNEEKTLPVTVGDIPRSIPGIDELEILIIDDGSTDRTVEVAKECGVNHIVKIPQTKGLANGFKAGIDACLRLGADIIVNTDGDNQYKGQDIPKLIQPILEHQAEMIIGDRQIDTIDHFSHTKKFLQKFGSWVVRLASATDVPDTTSGFRAYSREVALKINVLSEFTYTLETIIQAGQKNITISHVPIGTNEKLRESRLFKGIREYVSRSIITIVRIYTMYRPLKVFMRLGAILFGLGFLLGLRYLYFMVTESGEGHIQSLILTAILIVMGFQIWVFGLLADLISANRKLNEETLYRVRKLELDSYTLKETLEMVAASMDKTTND; encoded by the coding sequence ATGAAACTAATTGTTCAAATTCCATGTCTGAATGAAGAAAAAACCCTGCCGGTTACCGTCGGTGATATTCCCCGCAGTATCCCTGGGATAGATGAGCTCGAAATTTTAATAATCGATGATGGTTCCACTGACCGAACAGTTGAAGTTGCTAAGGAATGTGGTGTCAATCATATTGTAAAAATACCACAGACAAAAGGACTGGCTAATGGCTTTAAGGCTGGCATAGATGCATGTCTAAGATTGGGAGCCGATATAATTGTTAATACTGACGGTGACAACCAGTATAAAGGGCAGGATATTCCAAAGCTGATTCAGCCTATCCTTGAACACCAGGCCGAAATGATTATAGGTGACCGGCAGATAGATACAATTGACCATTTTTCTCACACAAAAAAATTTTTACAAAAGTTTGGCAGTTGGGTAGTTAGGCTTGCATCTGCAACAGATGTTCCTGATACAACGAGTGGTTTTCGTGCTTACAGCAGGGAAGTGGCATTGAAAATTAATGTTCTATCAGAATTCACATATACACTGGAAACTATTATTCAGGCCGGACAAAAAAACATAACTATTTCCCATGTCCCTATCGGTACCAATGAAAAGCTTCGCGAATCCAGGCTATTCAAGGGGATTAGAGAATATGTTAGTAGGTCTATTATCACTATTGTTCGCATCTATACTATGTACAGGCCCTTGAAGGTATTTATGAGGTTGGGGGCTATACTTTTTGGCTTGGGTTTTTTATTGGGACTGAGATATTTATATTTTATGGTAACTGAATCAGGTGAAGGTCATATTCAGTCATTAATTCTAACAGCTATACTAATTGTCATGGGTTTTCAGATATGGGTTTTCGGGCTCTTAGCAGATTTGATTTCTGCAAATCGTAAGTTGAATGAAGAGACTTTGTATAGAGTACGGAAATTAGAATTGGATAGTTATACTTTGAAGGAGACATTAGAAATGGTGGCTGCCTCAATGGATAAAACAACCAATGATTAA
- a CDS encoding sugar phosphate nucleotidyltransferase: MKGIVLAGGTGSRLFPLTKVTNKHLLPVGQYPMIYHPIFKLRNAGIKEILIVTGKDHMGDVVNLLGSGYDFGMEFTYRVQDQPGGIAQALGLAEQFVGDDLCTVILGDNIFADEITDSVRDFKAQRKGAKILLKQVEDPQRYGVAELQGSNILSIEEKPQVPKSSYCVTGIYMYDSRVFNIIKTLKPSERSELEITDVNNAYIQEGTLTYGVFDGWWTDAGTFESLLKANELADGLKLTRD; the protein is encoded by the coding sequence ATGAAAGGCATAGTACTTGCGGGGGGGACAGGTTCAAGGCTTTTTCCGCTGACGAAAGTGACTAATAAACACCTGCTTCCAGTCGGTCAGTATCCCATGATTTATCATCCGATTTTCAAACTAAGAAATGCCGGTATCAAAGAAATTCTTATTGTTACCGGCAAAGACCACATGGGAGATGTGGTCAACCTGCTGGGCAGCGGGTACGACTTCGGAATGGAGTTTACCTACCGTGTTCAGGATCAACCCGGGGGAATTGCCCAGGCCCTGGGACTGGCTGAACAGTTTGTCGGGGATGATTTGTGTACTGTCATTCTGGGGGACAATATTTTTGCTGATGAGATAACAGACAGTGTCAGGGATTTTAAAGCACAGAGAAAAGGAGCTAAAATACTCCTGAAACAGGTGGAAGACCCTCAGCGTTACGGGGTGGCCGAACTGCAGGGCTCGAATATCCTATCAATTGAAGAAAAACCCCAGGTTCCCAAAAGCAGCTACTGTGTTACTGGAATATACATGTATGATTCCCGGGTATTTAATATAATAAAGACATTAAAACCTTCCGAACGGAGTGAGCTCGAAATAACTGATGTAAATAATGCTTATATACAGGAAGGCACACTCACTTACGGGGTTTTTGATGGTTGGTGGACAGACGCCGGTACCTTTGAGTCTTTGTTAAAAGCCAATGAATTGGCTGACGGGCTTAAGCTTACAAGGGACTAA